One window from the genome of Oncorhynchus keta strain PuntledgeMale-10-30-2019 unplaced genomic scaffold, Oket_V2 Un_contig_15302_pilon_pilon, whole genome shotgun sequence encodes:
- the LOC127918949 gene encoding ankyrin-2-like yields MEDDETESTDTYTLPTNQVLDPAMLASPDLLSEVSDMKHDLIKMSAILTTEQTEHPSPSDRGRGGGGRGGGRTGMEEEPGEPFEIMEQVKEDLEKVGDILRGGDTRFTNNKEKVLQMSKMEDKELVLLSQTKAKAMTPSDVQESVLQEVNIQRKTSPTITKEVRDMSGMVSHLSGGVNQNLEERSGVTSCPLQDIIVQERLDQVVLKREGKRHPPEIKKPIRKKLRDRERSGCSSSEGELERMSSEESLDGDVVLGEARQEVVPGSEPGEVPGSEPVVVPGSEPGVVPGSEPVVVPGSEPVVVPRSMPGVVPGSNPVVVPRSMPGVVPGSEPVVVPRSEPVVVPRSMPVVVSGSGPGVGPGTAFKPTATLDWDVVLGESGLGSGSETWSGPSGPTPAMEPPVSPLVVETPIGSIKDRVRALQKKVEEEEEGEDGRKRKPTQAPVPQNTTFITITKETGEPQMPDLPKLPRSPKSPRSQTERLEETMSVRELMKAFQTGQDPSKNKTGLFEHKAMTSSTTSTSSSEAVIDSETYRAETSPTEHTPAETPTSTILCSHSDVLALHYKGVDDEPNLILVRDHSEDSEIIHVTVQLQESATNINRIQPEDRGIPLDRALPEDGCTLRDRVLPEGGGMLLDRTLLEDTDQRDRGIL; encoded by the coding sequence ATGGAAGACGATGAGACGGAGTCGACAGATACTTACACGCTGCCGACCAATCAGGTGCTAGACCCAGCCATGCTGGCCAGCCCTGACCTCCTTTCAGAGGTCTCCGATATGAAACACGACCTCATCAAGATGTCTGCCATCTTGACGACAGAGCAAACTGAACACCCAAGCCCTTcggatagaggaagaggaggaggaggaagaggaggaggaaggacagggatggaggaggaacCCGGGGAGCCGTTTGAGATCATGGAACAGGTGAAAGAGGATCTGGAGAAGGTTGGAGATATTTTACGAGGGGGAGATACTAGATTCACAAACAACAAAGAGAAAGTACTGCAGATGTCCAAAATGGAGGACAAGGAGTTGGTTCTTCTCTCTCAGACTAAAGCCAAAGCCATGACTCCCTCTGATGTTCAGGAGTCGGTACTACAAGAAGTCAACATTCAGAGGAAGACCTCTCCCACAATTACCAAAGAGGTTAGAGATATGTCAGGTATGGTGTCTCACCTCAGTGGAGGCGTGAACCAGAACCTAGAAGAGAGATCTGGCGTAACCAGTTGCCCACTACAGGACATCATAGTCCAGGAGAGATTAGATCAGGTCGTTCTGAAGCGGGAAGGCAAACGCCATCCTCCTGAGATCAAAAAGCCGATCAGGAAAAAGTTGAGGGACAGGGAACGTTCTGGATGCAGCAGTTCCGAGGGGGAGCTGGAGAGGATGAGCTCTGAGGAGTCCCTTGATGGGGATGTTGTTCTGGGAGAGGCGAGGCAGGAAGTGGTTCCCGGGTCTGAGCCTGGAGAGGTTCCCGGGTCTGAGCCTGTAGTGGTTCCCGGGTCTGAGCCTGGAGTGGTTCCCGGGTCTGAGCCTGTAGTGGTTCCCGGGTCTGAGCCTGTAGTGGTTCCCAGGTCTATGCCTGGAGTGGTTCCTGGGTCTAATCCTGTAGTGGTTCCCAGGTCTATGCCTGGAGTGGTTCCCGGGTCTGAGCCTGTAGTGGTTCCCAGGTCTGAGCCTGTAGTGGTTCCCAGGTCTATGCCTGTAGTGGTGTCTGGGTCTGGACCTGGAGTGGGGCCCGGGACTGCGTTTAAACCGACTGCAACCCTGGATTGGGATGTCGTACTGGGGGAGTCTGGGCTCGGGTCTGGGTCTGAAACTTGGTCTGGGCCTTCTGGACCAACCCCAGCCATGGAGCCCCCAGTGTCGCCCCTGGTCGTGGAAACCCCTATCGGATCCATAAAGGACAGAGTGAGAGCTCTGCAAAAGAAggttgaggaagaggaagagggggaggatggcCGTAAGCGAAAGCCTACACAGGCGCCAGTCCCTCAGAACACAACTTTCATCACCATCACTAAGGAGACGGGTGAGCCCCAGATGCCAGATCTTCCTAAGCTTCCCAGATCTCCGAAATCCCCCCGGTCTCAGACGGAGAGGCTGGAGGAGACGATGTCTGTCCGGGAGCTGATGAAGGCATTCCAGACTGGCCAGGATCCTTCCAAGAACAAAACGGGGCTCTTCGAGCACAAAGCCATGACGTCATCCACAACCTCCACATCGAGCTCCGAGGCAGTGATCGACAGTGAGACCTACAGAGCTGAAACCAGTCCCACAGAGCATACGCCAGCAGAAACTCCAACTTCCACAATCCTCTGCTCGCATAGTGATGTTCTGGCTCTCCATTACAAAGGGGTGGATGATGAACCAAATCTGATCTTAGTAAGAGACCACTCTGAAGACTCTGAGATAATTCATGTTACAGTTCAGTTGCAGGAGTCAGCGACTAACATCAACAGAATACAACCAGAGGACAGAGGGATCCCTCTAGACAGGGCTCTACCAGAGGATGGATGTACCCTCCGAGACAGGGTTCTGCCAGAAGGTGGAGGGATGCTCCTAGACAGGACTTTACTGGAAGATACAgaccagagggacagagggatccTCTAG
- the LOC127918950 gene encoding ankyrin-2-like — protein sequence MDLPEDGGIPLDRNLPMDSCILLDRALPEDGGILLDRAQPEDGGILLDRALSEDGGINLDRAQPEDGGILLDRALSEDGGILLDRDLPEDGGIFLGKALPEDGWSSPEEMQLEEPEIGPDRKSSTEMMQLEEPEIGPDRKSSTKMMQLEEPEMGPDRKSSTEMMQLEEPEMGPDRKSSIEMMQLEEPEMGPDRKSSIEMMQLEEPEMGPDRKSSTEMMQLEEPEIGPDRKSSTKMMQLEEPKMGPDRKSSIEMMQLEEPEMGPDRKSSIEMMQLEEPEMGPDRKSSTEMMQLEEPEMGPDRKSSIEMMQLEEPEMGPDRKSSIEMMQLEEPEMGPDRKSSIEMMRLEEPEMGPDRKSSTEMMRLEEPEMGPDRKSSTEMMQLEEPEMGPDRKSSTEMMQLEEPEIGPDRKSSTKMMQLEEPEMGPDRKSSIEMMQLEEPEMGPDRKSSTEMMQLEEPEMGTDRKSSVEMMQLEEPEMGPDRKYSMEMQISPDRKPSEDFSADIKAELEDSPEYQLFRQTSFIGDDNHPHAEAAEEELPTDHTNDTPNFIFSPCMHEDRRDELFTKAENLVGNESPVSLKHEVAADSPGTSLGTRTPHSSTGREVDMSTEDTETEKEDWWKVQGMDDGGSRGAESIILNPVQEPMLQEVMIERKTSPRPAVGVKDTSGMEALLSGDLEQYLDDRRVDLSGVPEDDIVQERFEQVVITRERKQETHTFSTEQVDRSAADKVTERDVVNVVQVGAAEDGVIYGDKDFVQSCSARGSIGFSYYSDTFKRLKEGDL from the exons ATGGATCTACCGGAGGACGGAGGGATCCCTCTGGACAGGAATCTACCAATGGACAGTTGTATCCTCCTAGACAGGGCTCtaccagaggatggagggatcctCCTAGACAGGGCTCAACCAGAGGACGGAGGGATCCTCCTAGACAGGGCTCTATCAGAGGACGGAGGGATCAACCTAGACAGGGCTCAACCAGAGGACGGAGGGATCCTCCTAGACAGGGCTCTATCAGAGGACGGAGGGATCCTCCTAGACAGGGATCtaccagaggatggagggatcttCCTAGGCAAGGCTCTACCAGAGGATGGATGGAGCAGCCCAGAGGAGATGCAGCTGGAGGAGCCAGAGATTGGACCAGACAGGAAGTCTTCTACGGAGATGATGCAGCTGGAGGAACCAGAGATTGGACCAGACAGGAAGTCTTCTACAAAGATGATGCAGCTGGAGGAaccagagatgggaccagacaggaagtcttctacagagatgatgcagctggaggaaccagagatgggaccagacaggaagtcttctatagagatgatgcagctggaggaaccagagatgggaccagacaggaAGTCTTCTATAGAGATGATGCAG CTGGAGGAaccagagatgggaccagacaggaAGTCTTCTACGGAGATGATGCAGCTGGAGGAACCAGAGATTGGACCAGACAGGAAGTCTTCTACAAAGATGATGCAGCTTGAGGAACCAaagatgggaccagacaggaagtcttctatagagatgatgcagctggaggaaccagagatgggaccagacaggaagtcttctatagagatgatgcagctggaggaaccagagatgggaccagacaggaagtcttctacagagatgatgcagctggaggaaccagagatgggaccagacaggaagtcttctatagagatgatgcagctggaggaaccagagatgggaccagacaggaagtcttctatagagatgatgcagctggaggaaccagagatgggaccagacaggaAGTCTTCTATAGAGATGATGCGGCTGGAGGAaccagagatgggaccagacaggaAGTCTTCTACAGAGATGATGCGGCTGGAGGAaccagagatgggaccagacaggaagtcttctacagagatgatgcagctggaggaaccagagatgggaccagacaggaAGTCTTCTACAGAGATGATGCAGCTGGAGGAACCAGAGATTGGACCAGACAGGAAGTCTTCTACAAAGATGATGCAGCTGGAGGAaccagagatgggaccagacaggaagtcttctatagagatgatgcagctggaggaaccagagatgggaccagacaggaAGTCTTCTACGGAGATGATGCAGCTGGAGGAACCAGAGATGGGAACAGACAGGAAGTCTTCTGTAGAGATGATGCAGCTGGAGGAaccagagatgggaccagacagaAAGTATTCTATGGAGATGCAGATCAGCCCAGACAGGAAACCCTCTGAGGACTTTAGCGCTGACATCAAGGCCGAGCTGGAAGACAGTCCAGAGTACCAGCTGTTCAGACAGACCTCGTTTATAGGGGATGACAACCACCCACATGCTGAAGCAGCCGAGGAGGAGCTCCCAACAGACCACACAAACGACACCCCAAACTTCATTTTCAGCCCCTGTATGCACGAAGACAGGCGGGATGAGTTATTCACTAAGGCTGAGAACCTGGTGGGGAATGAAAGCCCTGTGAGTCTGAAGCATGAAGTCGCAGCGGACTCTCCCGGGACAAGCCTAGGAACCAGGACTCCCCATTCAAGCACGGGGAGA GAGGTAGACATGTCTACAGAagatacagagacagaaaaagaAGACTGGTGGAAAGTGCAAGGCATGGATGATGGTGGCTCTCGGGGTGCCGAATCGATAATCTTGAACCCAGTTCAGGAGCCGATGTTACAAGAAGTCATGATCGAAAGGAAGACATCGCCCAGACCAGCTGTAGGAGTTAAAGATACGTCGGGCATGGAGGCACTCCTCAGTGGAGATTTAGAACAGTACCTAGACGACAGACGTGTAGATCTCAGTGGTGTACCGGAGGACGACATCGTACAAGAGAGATTTGAACAGGTTGTGATTACACGGGAGAGAAAACAGGAAACGCACACATTCTCCACTGAGCAGGTAGACCGGTCCGCAGCGGATAAAGTGACAGAGCGAGATGTTGTTAATGTAGTGCAAGTAGGAGCCGCGGAGGACGGTGTCATCTACGGTGATAAAGACTTCGTGCAGAGTTGTTCAGCTAGGGGGAGCATCGGATtcagctactacagtgatacGTTCAAGAGACTCAAAGAAGGTGACCTTTGA